In Nonlabens agnitus, a genomic segment contains:
- a CDS encoding hypervirulence associated TUDOR domain-containing protein: protein MIKEGTKVKWEWGNGTAEGTVESTFTKKVTRTIEGNEVTRDGEEGNKAFISNKKTVAPFLN, encoded by the coding sequence ATGATTAAGGAAGGAACTAAAGTAAAATGGGAATGGGGTAACGGTACTGCAGAAGGTACGGTGGAATCTACATTTACCAAAAAAGTGACTAGAACCATTGAGGGAAATGAAGTGACTAGAGACGGTGAGGAAGGAAATAAGGCCTTTATATCAAACAAGAAGACGGTAGCGCCGTTCTTAAACTAG